In a single window of the Chaetodon trifascialis isolate fChaTrf1 chromosome 19, fChaTrf1.hap1, whole genome shotgun sequence genome:
- the atp5mj gene encoding ATP synthase subunit ATP5MJ, mitochondrial isoform X1 has protein sequence MKMAGQFFSNWWTKMRPYYGKVHQEMWVGLALMTYAYYKISYGGKKAVKDKPAH, from the exons ATGAAG ATGGCTGGACAGTTTTTTTCAAATTGGTGGACCAAGATGAGGCCTTACTACGGGAAGGTACACCAGGAGATGTGGGTTGGACTTGCCCTCATGACATACGCGTACTACAAAATCTCCTATGGGG GCAAGAAGGCAGTGAAGGACA AGCCTGCCCATTGA
- the atp5mj gene encoding ATP synthase subunit ATP5MJ, mitochondrial isoform X2 has translation MAGQFFSNWWTKMRPYYGKVHQEMWVGLALMTYAYYKISYGGKKAVKDKPAH, from the exons ATGGCTGGACAGTTTTTTTCAAATTGGTGGACCAAGATGAGGCCTTACTACGGGAAGGTACACCAGGAGATGTGGGTTGGACTTGCCCTCATGACATACGCGTACTACAAAATCTCCTATGGGG GCAAGAAGGCAGTGAAGGACA AGCCTGCCCATTGA